In bacterium YEK0313, one genomic interval encodes:
- the hpxO_2 gene encoding FAD-dependent urate hydroxylase: MRAEPGGGPGARRGLAIAVVGAGIAGLAVATLLDRAGHRVTVFERFDASRPVGSGLMLQPIGLAALDRLGLRAEMERRGARIDRLHGKTDRGITIFDLGYADLDPALYAVAVHRAALHGVLWQAFAAGTARLETGFAVAGLDDGHAAGALSLIDEAGRSAGPFALVVDASGAQSKLRVRLSAQRPQPYSYGAVWTTAPDIGIAPGRLDQRYVAARTMLGYLPVGTVDGTGAPLAALFWSLKPKDHMAWRDGFARWQAETQALWPALAPLIAALEGPDRFTLASYQHFTADRFHGGRLVLIGDAAHATSPQLGQGANQGLLDAVALADALDSTPDLQAALDRFERIRRRQIRFYQAASALMTPFFQSDSKTFALVRDMTFNRLKSIPYLRREMVRMLAGLKTGPLTHGSPAAIADPFGRPRLKVLS, from the coding sequence ATGAGGGCGGAGCCTGGCGGCGGTCCCGGCGCGCGCCGGGGCCTGGCGATCGCAGTGGTCGGCGCCGGCATCGCCGGTCTCGCGGTCGCAACGCTCCTCGACCGGGCCGGTCATCGCGTCACCGTGTTCGAGCGCTTCGATGCGTCCCGGCCGGTCGGTTCGGGGCTGATGCTGCAGCCGATCGGCCTTGCCGCCCTGGACCGGCTCGGCCTGCGCGCCGAGATGGAACGGCGCGGTGCGCGCATCGATCGCCTGCACGGCAAGACCGACCGCGGCATCACCATTTTCGATCTTGGTTATGCCGATCTCGATCCCGCGCTCTATGCGGTCGCCGTGCATCGCGCGGCCCTGCATGGTGTTCTCTGGCAGGCCTTCGCGGCCGGCACGGCCAGGCTCGAAACCGGCTTCGCGGTGGCAGGGCTCGATGACGGGCACGCCGCCGGCGCGCTGTCGCTCATCGACGAGGCCGGCCGCAGCGCCGGCCCGTTCGCGCTGGTCGTCGACGCATCGGGCGCCCAGTCGAAGCTGCGCGTCCGTCTCTCCGCGCAGCGGCCGCAGCCCTATTCTTACGGGGCGGTATGGACGACCGCGCCCGATATCGGCATTGCGCCCGGGCGCCTCGACCAGCGCTACGTTGCGGCCCGCACCATGCTGGGCTACCTGCCGGTCGGCACCGTCGACGGCACGGGCGCGCCGCTCGCCGCGCTGTTCTGGAGCCTGAAGCCGAAGGACCATATGGCCTGGCGCGACGGATTCGCCCGCTGGCAGGCCGAGACCCAGGCGCTCTGGCCGGCGCTGGCGCCGCTGATCGCCGCGCTGGAAGGGCCCGACCGCTTCACGCTGGCGAGCTATCAGCACTTCACCGCAGACCGGTTTCACGGCGGCCGCCTCGTACTGATCGGCGACGCCGCCCATGCGACCTCGCCACAATTGGGGCAGGGCGCGAACCAGGGGCTGCTTGATGCCGTAGCGCTTGCCGACGCGCTCGATTCGACCCCCGATCTTCAGGCCGCGCTCGATCGCTTCGAGCGCATCCGCCGGCGCCAGATCCGCTTCTATCAGGCGGCCAGCGCGCTGATGACGCCGTTCTTCCAGTCGGATTCGAAAACCTTCGCCCTGGTTCGGGACATGACCTTCAACCGATTGAAATCCATACCTTATCTGCGCAGGGAGATGGTCCGCATGCTGGCCGGGCTGAAGACCGGCCCCCTGACCCACGGAAGCCCCGCCGCCATTGCCGATCCCTTCGGCCGGCCGAGGCTGAAAGTCCTGTCCTAA
- a CDS encoding RlpA-like protein precursor translates to MNFMTSTGVSGAFACDRKTALRTVVLAGVSLLVTGCVSQNQTARNGRVDTFNARYGVHSSPRVVADGQPIPRGGGVYRVGRPYTIAGRRYTPYEKREGHSEVGVASWYGRQFHGRLTANGEVYDMNSLSAAHRTMPMPSYARVTNLRNGHSIIVRVNDRGPFHANRVVDLSSRASHLLDFRGHGVARVKVEYVGRAPLEGSDDRMLLATLRTDGTAAPMPSGVGAGVMVASAAPSFVPQSAPQPAVVENRGIGTQITEAMPLPPERPFDLGLAAGGATTVVASAPARQADPVVTTAATAASTSAPTIAPVASTRSATLPGPAATATTSAYAAPPAQPPVIAAMPGTPAPARATIGLGSLY, encoded by the coding sequence TTGAATTTCATGACCAGCACGGGCGTGTCCGGCGCCTTCGCCTGCGATCGTAAGACCGCGCTTCGCACCGTGGTGCTCGCCGGCGTCAGCCTCCTCGTCACCGGCTGCGTCTCGCAGAACCAGACAGCCCGCAACGGCCGCGTCGATACGTTCAACGCGCGCTACGGCGTCCATTCCAGCCCGCGCGTCGTCGCCGATGGCCAGCCGATCCCGCGTGGCGGCGGCGTCTACCGGGTCGGGCGCCCCTATACGATCGCCGGCCGGCGCTACACTCCTTACGAAAAGCGGGAAGGGCACTCGGAAGTCGGCGTCGCCTCCTGGTACGGCCGTCAGTTCCATGGCCGCCTGACCGCCAATGGCGAAGTCTACGACATGAACTCCCTGTCGGCCGCCCATCGCACCATGCCGATGCCGAGCTATGCGCGCGTCACCAATCTGCGCAACGGCCACTCGATCATCGTGCGCGTCAACGACCGGGGCCCGTTCCATGCCAACCGCGTGGTCGACCTGTCGTCGCGCGCGTCGCATCTCCTCGATTTCCGCGGCCATGGCGTCGCGCGGGTGAAGGTCGAATATGTCGGCCGCGCCCCGCTCGAAGGCTCCGATGACCGCATGCTGCTCGCAACCCTGCGTACCGACGGCACCGCAGCTCCGATGCCGAGCGGTGTCGGCGCGGGCGTGATGGTCGCCTCCGCCGCGCCGTCCTTCGTGCCGCAGAGCGCGCCGCAGCCGGCCGTGGTCGAAAATCGCGGCATCGGCACCCAGATCACCGAGGCCATGCCGCTGCCGCCCGAGCGGCCGTTCGATCTCGGCCTCGCCGCCGGCGGCGCCACGACGGTCGTCGCCTCGGCGCCGGCGCGCCAGGCCGATCCGGTCGTGACCACGGCCGCCACAGCCGCGAGCACCTCCGCGCCGACCATCGCGCCCGTGGCCTCGACCCGTTCCGCGACGCTGCCGGGCCCGGCGGCGACCGCCACGACGAGCGCCTATGCCGCTCCGCCGGCCCAGCCGCCAGTCATCGCTGCCATGCCGGGCACCCCCGCACCCGCGCGCGCGACCATCGGCCTCGGCAGCCTCTACTGA
- the tmk gene encoding Thymidylate kinase — MTADKTSAKAAARTPAKPSGSPRRGRFITFEGGEGAGKSTQARRLAEHLESLGIHAVLTREPGGSPGAEIIRHVLLSGAAEPFGPEAETILFGAARRDHLNSTILPALQRGDWVICDRFADSTRVYQGLAGKVDPAFIQALERLTVGADRPDLTLVLDLPPKIGLARVASRQQGTLDRFEREGLAFHTKLRQGFKALVEAEPERCRLIDAAREPDLVAADIRQQVLTRFDLPVRLVAP; from the coding sequence GTGACCGCAGACAAGACATCGGCCAAGGCAGCCGCCAGGACCCCGGCCAAGCCATCGGGATCGCCGCGTCGTGGCCGCTTCATCACCTTCGAGGGCGGCGAGGGAGCCGGCAAGTCGACCCAGGCGCGCCGCCTCGCCGAGCATCTGGAGAGCCTCGGCATCCATGCCGTGCTGACGCGCGAGCCCGGCGGTTCGCCCGGCGCCGAGATCATCCGGCATGTGCTCTTGAGCGGCGCAGCGGAGCCATTCGGGCCGGAAGCCGAAACCATCCTGTTCGGCGCGGCGCGGCGCGACCACCTGAACAGCACCATCCTGCCGGCGCTGCAGCGCGGCGACTGGGTCATCTGCGACCGGTTCGCCGATTCCACCCGCGTCTATCAGGGACTTGCCGGCAAGGTCGATCCCGCCTTCATCCAGGCGCTGGAACGGCTGACCGTCGGCGCCGACCGGCCGGACCTGACGCTGGTGCTCGACCTGCCGCCGAAGATCGGCCTGGCCCGGGTGGCGAGCCGCCAGCAGGGCACGCTCGACCGGTTCGAGCGCGAGGGGCTCGCCTTTCACACCAAGCTGCGCCAAGGCTTCAAAGCGCTGGTCGAGGCCGAACCCGAGCGTTGCCGCCTGATCGACGCCGCGCGCGAGCCGGACCTGGTCGCCGCCGACATCCGCCAGCAGGTGCTGACCCGTTTCGACCTGCCGGTGCGGCTGGTGGCGCCATGA
- a CDS encoding precorrin 6A synthase, which yields MAKKILVIGIGTGNPEHVTVQAINALNEAKVFFVLDKGEAAEDLVRLREEICARYIRDPGYRVVKAANPERDKASADYRGAVDRWHRDRAALYEALIRDELGADECGAFLVWGDPSLYDSTLRILDQVLARGAIAFDIEVIPGITSPQALAAAHRIPLNRIGAPVRLTTGRRLSHDLDASADDCVVFLDDGSALQGVADRDLQVYWGAYLGAPEEMRVSGRLGDVAAEIDEKRRRARAERGWIMDLYLLRRTDAGRP from the coding sequence ATGGCGAAGAAGATCCTGGTGATCGGCATAGGCACCGGCAATCCCGAACATGTCACGGTGCAGGCGATCAACGCATTGAACGAGGCGAAAGTCTTTTTCGTGCTCGACAAGGGCGAGGCGGCCGAAGATCTCGTCAGGCTGCGCGAGGAGATCTGCGCGCGCTATATCCGCGATCCCGGATACCGCGTGGTCAAGGCGGCCAATCCGGAACGGGACAAGGCGAGCGCCGACTACCGCGGCGCGGTGGATCGCTGGCACCGGGACCGCGCCGCGCTGTACGAGGCGCTGATTCGCGACGAACTCGGCGCCGACGAATGCGGCGCCTTCCTCGTCTGGGGCGATCCGTCGCTCTATGACAGCACCTTGCGGATCCTCGATCAGGTGCTTGCCCGCGGGGCGATCGCCTTCGACATCGAGGTCATACCCGGCATCACCAGCCCGCAGGCGCTCGCGGCGGCGCACCGGATACCGCTCAACCGCATCGGCGCGCCCGTGCGCCTGACCACCGGCCGCCGGCTCAGCCATGACCTCGACGCCAGCGCGGACGATTGCGTGGTGTTCCTGGACGACGGTTCGGCGCTCCAGGGCGTCGCCGACCGCGATCTCCAGGTCTATTGGGGCGCCTATCTTGGCGCGCCCGAGGAAATGCGCGTGTCCGGCCGGCTCGGCGACGTCGCCGCCGAGATCGACGAGAAGCGCCGGCGCGCGCGGGCCGAACGCGGCTGGATCATGGATCTCTACCTGTTGCGCCGCACGGACGCCGGCCGCCCATGA
- the cobP gene encoding Bifunctional adenosylcobalamin biosynthesis protein CobP produces MTRSTRSVTLVLGGARSGKSRHAEALIAARPAPWRYIATAQAYDDEMRARIAEHRARRGAGWQTVDAPRDLAGALGAAPAGTPVLVDCLTLWLTNLLLAGADLPVERARLVAAVQAFDGPLILVSNEVGLGIVPDNALARRFRDEAGRLHQELAAVADHVIFMVAGLPMTVK; encoded by the coding sequence ATGACGCGTTCCACCCGATCCGTGACCCTGGTGCTGGGCGGCGCGCGTTCCGGCAAGAGCCGCCATGCCGAAGCGCTGATCGCGGCCCGGCCGGCGCCCTGGCGCTACATCGCCACGGCGCAGGCCTATGACGACGAGATGCGGGCGCGGATCGCCGAGCACCGGGCGCGGCGCGGCGCCGGCTGGCAGACCGTCGATGCCCCGCGCGACCTTGCCGGCGCGCTCGGCGCTGCGCCGGCCGGCACGCCGGTGCTCGTCGATTGCCTGACCCTCTGGCTGACCAACCTGCTCCTCGCCGGGGCGGATCTGCCGGTGGAGCGGGCGAGGCTGGTTGCCGCGGTCCAGGCCTTCGACGGCCCGCTGATCCTGGTCTCGAACGAAGTCGGCCTCGGCATCGTGCCCGACAATGCGCTCGCGCGACGCTTCCGCGACGAGGCCGGGCGGCTCCACCAGGAGCTTGCGGCAGTCGCCGACCACGTGATCTTCATGGTTGCCGGACTGCCGATGACCGTGAAATGA
- the dacA gene encoding D-alanyl-D-alanine carboxypeptidase DacA precursor: MQGATRAIEIQLNRRPAWCRWALALVFSVTGIGSLAAQDSFQTTVRNAILLDVGTESVLFEKAADEAQAPASLAKLMTMAIVFEELRQGRLQPDQEVVISTDAWRRGGAPSRTSSMYVAVNSRVKVQDLIRGAIIQSGNDASIALAEAISGTEANFVQLMNKRARELGLVHSVFRNATGLPDPEQRVTAREVARLAEHIIKTYPDRYPIYSEREFTWNNIRQQNRNPLLGTYNGADGLKTGYIEEAGFNLAGSAVQNNQRLIVVVMGARSLQERTNEARKLLDWGFRSFELRDLFAEGEAIGDVAVFGGSAGTVPVTAGNVVRLLLPRGQSDRVSAQIVYQGPVRAPVRQGQEIGRLRVLRGTQLALEVPVYAAADVGVGSLSQRALQGAWEAAAGWLRSGAARQ, from the coding sequence ATGCAAGGCGCGACGCGGGCAATTGAAATCCAGCTGAATCGAAGGCCAGCCTGGTGCCGGTGGGCGCTGGCGCTGGTCTTTTCGGTGACAGGCATCGGCTCGCTTGCCGCCCAGGATTCGTTCCAGACCACCGTCCGCAACGCCATTCTGCTCGATGTCGGCACCGAATCGGTGCTGTTCGAAAAGGCGGCCGACGAAGCCCAGGCTCCCGCCAGCCTCGCCAAGCTGATGACCATGGCGATCGTCTTCGAGGAATTGCGCCAGGGCCGGCTGCAGCCGGACCAGGAGGTGGTGATCTCCACGGACGCCTGGCGGCGGGGCGGCGCGCCCTCGCGCACATCGTCCATGTATGTGGCGGTGAATTCACGTGTGAAAGTGCAGGATCTGATCCGCGGCGCCATCATCCAGTCCGGCAATGACGCCTCGATCGCACTGGCCGAGGCGATTTCCGGCACGGAAGCCAATTTTGTCCAGCTGATGAACAAGCGGGCGCGCGAGCTCGGCCTCGTCCACTCGGTCTTTCGCAATGCCACCGGCCTGCCGGACCCCGAGCAGCGGGTCACCGCACGCGAGGTCGCCCGGCTCGCCGAGCACATCATCAAGACCTATCCGGACCGCTATCCGATCTATTCCGAGCGCGAATTCACCTGGAACAATATCCGCCAGCAGAATCGCAACCCGCTGCTCGGCACCTATAACGGCGCCGACGGGCTGAAGACCGGCTATATCGAGGAGGCGGGCTTCAACCTGGCCGGCTCGGCCGTGCAGAACAATCAGCGGCTGATCGTCGTCGTGATGGGCGCGCGTTCGCTGCAGGAACGCACCAACGAGGCGCGCAAGCTGCTCGACTGGGGCTTCCGCTCGTTCGAACTGCGCGATCTCTTCGCGGAAGGCGAGGCGATCGGCGACGTCGCCGTCTTCGGCGGCAGCGCCGGCACCGTGCCGGTCACGGCCGGCAACGTCGTGCGTCTTCTGCTGCCACGCGGCCAGTCCGACCGGGTCTCGGCGCAGATCGTCTATCAGGGGCCCGTCCGGGCGCCTGTGCGGCAGGGCCAGGAGATCGGCAGGCTGCGGGTGCTGCGCGGCACCCAGCTTGCCCTGGAAGTGCCCGTCTATGCAGCCGCCGATGTCGGCGTCGGCTCGCTCTCCCAGCGGGCGCTGCAGGGAGCCTGGGAAGCCGCCGCCGGCTGGCTGCGCTCCGGAGCGGCCCGACAGTGA
- the luxA_1 gene encoding Alkanal monooxygenase alpha chain, whose translation MRIDLAGWTREATLGDHQAFLSLFERADRLGFDGVWFAEFHFRERLPYPSTLLLAAALFARTERLRIGTSVLVLPLHHPLVLAEQLAQLDFQSAGRLDIGIGRGTDPETFAVLGIDHGTARERFEAAFTVLRAALSGQRASAADGPWRFSDVPLGPPPVQRPHPPLYLAGSTAETLRFAVAQDLPLLLSLEPPEARQLAIYRDELARAGRTDALARSSLSRYVCIGATQGEATERVDDLLPRLHRRRLAFAAARGIAPSDVPALDRAAVLRDQVIHGDPEACHAAIVRLRETTGIGALRCVFNGNGVLDNAAALAGMDLFAAEVLPALRQAEAVRPATVC comes from the coding sequence ATGCGCATCGATCTGGCCGGCTGGACGCGCGAAGCGACGCTGGGCGACCATCAGGCCTTCCTGTCGCTGTTCGAGCGCGCCGACCGTCTGGGTTTCGACGGCGTCTGGTTCGCCGAGTTCCATTTCCGCGAACGCCTGCCCTATCCCTCGACGCTGCTGCTGGCCGCGGCGCTGTTCGCGCGGACGGAAAGGCTGAGGATCGGCACCTCGGTGCTGGTCCTGCCGCTGCATCACCCGCTGGTGCTCGCCGAACAGCTCGCCCAGCTCGATTTTCAAAGCGCCGGCCGGCTCGACATCGGCATCGGCCGCGGCACCGATCCGGAAACCTTTGCCGTGCTCGGCATCGATCACGGCACGGCCCGCGAGCGGTTCGAGGCCGCCTTCACCGTGCTGCGCGCGGCCCTGAGCGGGCAGAGGGCGAGCGCTGCCGACGGCCCCTGGCGCTTCTCGGACGTGCCGCTGGGACCGCCGCCGGTGCAGCGGCCGCATCCGCCGCTCTATCTCGCCGGCTCGACCGCGGAAACGCTGCGTTTCGCAGTCGCGCAGGACTTGCCGCTGCTGCTCAGCCTGGAGCCGCCCGAGGCGCGCCAGCTCGCCATCTATCGCGACGAACTGGCGCGCGCGGGCAGGACGGACGCCCTCGCCCGTTCGTCGCTTTCGCGCTACGTCTGCATCGGCGCGACGCAGGGCGAGGCGACCGAGCGGGTCGACGACCTCCTGCCGCGGCTCCATCGGCGCCGGCTGGCCTTTGCCGCGGCGCGCGGCATCGCGCCGAGCGATGTGCCGGCGCTCGACCGCGCGGCCGTGCTGCGCGACCAGGTCATCCATGGCGATCCCGAAGCCTGCCATGCCGCGATCGTCAGGCTCCGCGAAACCACCGGCATCGGTGCGCTGCGCTGCGTCTTCAACGGCAATGGCGTGCTCGACAATGCGGCCGCTCTTGCCGGCATGGACCTGTTCGCCGCCGAGGTTCTGCCGGCGCTCCGGCAGGCTGAGGCGGTGCGGCCCGCTACCGTCTGTTGA
- the cobQ gene encoding Cobyric acid synthase, with protein sequence MRARALMIQGTGSDVGKSLVVAGLARLFARRGLKVRPFKPQNMSNNAAVTADGGEIGRAQALQARAAFVAPSVHMNPVLLKPQSEVGAQVIVQGRRVGTAKAREFQAWKPRLMEAVLASYGQLAAEADLMLVEGAGSASEVNLRAGDIANMGFARATGTPVVLVGDIDRGGVIASLVGTRAVIDPADAAMIRGFIVNRFRGDPALFADGMAFVADRTGWSPIGLVPHFAEAGLLPAEDIMGLRQGPGTTAGVPVVAVPVMPRIANFDDLDPLRAEAGVAVRLVEPGSPLPAEAALVLLPGSKATIDDLAFLRRQGWDIDLAGHVRRGGRVLGLCGGYQMLGRSIADPHGIEGPAQTVSGLGLLDIETVLTPDKNLTRVTGTTMAGGHPFDGYEMHLGLTTGPDTARPFARLADGRSDGATSADGRIVGTYVHGLFADDRQRRAWLDGLGATTSDLAYEALVEDVLDRFAAHLGSHLDIDRLWAIAGEKP encoded by the coding sequence ATGCGCGCACGGGCACTGATGATCCAGGGCACCGGCTCCGACGTCGGCAAGTCGCTCGTCGTCGCGGGCCTTGCGCGGCTCTTCGCCCGGCGCGGCCTCAAGGTCCGGCCGTTCAAGCCGCAGAACATGTCCAACAATGCGGCCGTCACCGCCGATGGCGGCGAGATCGGCCGCGCCCAGGCGCTGCAGGCGCGCGCGGCCTTCGTCGCGCCGAGCGTGCACATGAACCCGGTCCTCCTGAAGCCGCAGAGCGAGGTCGGCGCCCAGGTCATCGTGCAGGGCAGGCGGGTCGGCACGGCCAAGGCCCGCGAGTTCCAGGCCTGGAAACCCCGCCTCATGGAGGCGGTGCTGGCGTCCTACGGCCAGCTTGCCGCCGAGGCCGACCTGATGCTGGTGGAAGGCGCCGGCTCGGCCTCGGAGGTCAATCTGCGGGCCGGCGACATCGCCAATATGGGCTTTGCGCGGGCCACCGGCACGCCGGTCGTGCTGGTCGGCGACATCGACCGCGGCGGCGTCATTGCGAGCCTCGTCGGCACGCGTGCGGTGATCGACCCGGCCGACGCGGCGATGATCCGGGGCTTCATCGTCAACCGGTTCCGCGGCGATCCGGCGCTGTTCGCCGATGGCATGGCCTTCGTCGCCGACAGGACCGGCTGGAGCCCGATCGGCCTGGTGCCGCATTTCGCGGAAGCCGGCCTGCTGCCGGCCGAGGACATTATGGGCCTTCGCCAGGGACCGGGCACTACGGCAGGCGTGCCGGTGGTGGCGGTGCCGGTCATGCCGCGCATCGCCAATTTCGACGATCTCGACCCGCTCCGCGCCGAAGCCGGGGTCGCGGTTCGCCTGGTCGAGCCGGGCAGCCCGCTTCCCGCCGAAGCGGCCCTGGTCCTTCTGCCGGGCTCGAAGGCGACGATCGACGATCTCGCCTTTCTGCGCCGCCAGGGCTGGGACATCGACCTTGCCGGCCATGTCCGCCGCGGCGGCCGGGTGCTGGGCCTGTGCGGCGGCTATCAGATGCTCGGGCGCTCCATCGCCGATCCGCACGGCATCGAGGGCCCGGCGCAGACGGTCTCCGGGCTTGGCCTCCTCGACATCGAGACGGTCCTGACGCCGGACAAGAACCTGACACGCGTCACCGGGACGACGATGGCCGGCGGCCATCCCTTCGATGGCTACGAAATGCATCTCGGCCTGACCACCGGACCGGATACCGCGCGGCCCTTCGCCCGGCTCGCCGACGGGCGCTCCGACGGTGCGACATCGGCCGACGGCCGGATCGTCGGCACCTATGTCCACGGGCTTTTCGCCGACGACCGGCAGCGCCGCGCCTGGCTCGACGGGCTCGGCGCCACGACGAGCGATCTCGCCTATGAAGCTCTGGTCGAGGATGTGCTCGACCGTTTTGCCGCCCATCTCGGCAGCCATCTCGACATCGACCGGCTCTGGGCGATCGCCGGCGAGAAGCCCTAG
- the cobD gene encoding Threonine-phosphate decarboxylase has translation MHQAIWHGGDIGAARLLFPDAPEPWIDLSTGINPYSYPLPDIPASAWQRLPARAEETALLAAARAAYRVPAEAGIVAAPGTQILIELLPLLAPGAGRVAVVGPTYGEHARTWRKAGHAVEEIADPAAAAGAPVVVIANPNNPDGRIMPSARLTALGRDLAACGGLLIVDEAFADFDGDASLVPLLPPATVILRSFGKTYGLAGVRLGFAIAEPALAQILADRLGPWAVAGPALHVGARALGDPAWLQAAARERAADAVRLDGLLGRAGRVAGGTSLFRLLETAEAPALFDRLGRAGIYVRRFQDQPHRLRFGLPAGEPAWARLDAALLVNRR, from the coding sequence ATGCATCAGGCGATCTGGCATGGCGGCGATATCGGGGCGGCAAGACTGCTGTTTCCCGACGCGCCCGAGCCCTGGATCGATCTCTCGACCGGGATCAATCCCTATTCCTACCCACTGCCCGACATTCCCGCCAGCGCCTGGCAGCGCCTGCCTGCGCGCGCCGAAGAGACGGCACTGCTCGCCGCCGCCCGCGCCGCCTATCGCGTGCCGGCCGAGGCGGGCATTGTCGCGGCGCCCGGCACCCAGATCCTCATCGAGCTGCTACCGCTGCTCGCCCCGGGCGCGGGGAGGGTTGCCGTGGTCGGTCCGACCTACGGCGAACATGCGAGGACCTGGCGCAAGGCCGGCCACGCGGTCGAGGAGATCGCCGATCCGGCCGCGGCGGCCGGTGCGCCGGTGGTCGTGATCGCCAATCCCAACAATCCGGACGGGCGCATCATGCCGTCCGCGCGGCTGACCGCACTTGGCCGGGACCTCGCGGCATGCGGCGGCCTGCTGATCGTCGACGAGGCCTTTGCCGACTTCGACGGGGATGCGAGCCTTGTCCCTCTGCTGCCGCCGGCGACGGTCATCCTTCGCTCGTTCGGCAAGACCTACGGCCTTGCCGGCGTGCGGCTGGGCTTTGCCATTGCCGAACCGGCCCTTGCGCAGATCCTGGCTGACCGGCTCGGCCCCTGGGCGGTTGCCGGCCCAGCGCTGCATGTCGGCGCCCGCGCGCTCGGCGATCCGGCCTGGCTTCAGGCCGCCGCGCGCGAGCGGGCCGCGGATGCCGTCCGCCTCGACGGCCTGCTCGGCCGGGCCGGCCGCGTCGCCGGCGGTACGTCGCTGTTCCGCCTCCTGGAGACGGCGGAAGCACCGGCGCTGTTCGACCGGCTCGGCCGGGCCGGCATCTATGTCAGGCGCTTCCAGGACCAGCCGCACCGGCTCCGCTTCGGGCTGCCGGCCGGCGAACCGGCCTGGGCGCGGCTCGACGCTGCGCTGCTGGTCAACAGACGGTAG
- the cobO gene encoding Cob(I)yrinic acid a,c-diamide adenosyltransferase: protein MTDETDEAARHRAKMAKRKAVQDAEVASKTIEKGLVIVNTGPGKGKSTAAFGLILRALGHGWRVGVVQFIKGAWSTGEREALTAFGDRISWHSMGEGFTWETQDKARDIAAAERAFAKARELMADETIGLVVLDELNIALRYDYLPLAEVLAALRTRRDGLHVVITGRNAKPELIEMADLVTEMALVKHHFAQGVKAQAGIEF from the coding sequence ATGACGGACGAGACCGACGAGGCCGCGCGCCACCGCGCCAAGATGGCGAAACGCAAGGCGGTGCAGGATGCCGAGGTCGCCTCGAAGACCATCGAGAAGGGCCTCGTCATCGTCAATACCGGCCCGGGCAAGGGCAAGTCGACCGCCGCCTTCGGCCTGATTCTGCGCGCGCTCGGCCATGGCTGGCGCGTCGGGGTCGTGCAGTTCATCAAGGGCGCGTGGTCGACCGGCGAGCGGGAGGCGCTGACCGCCTTCGGCGACCGCATATCCTGGCATTCGATGGGCGAGGGCTTCACCTGGGAGACCCAGGACAAGGCGCGCGATATCGCCGCCGCGGAACGCGCCTTCGCCAAGGCGCGCGAATTGATGGCCGACGAGACGATCGGCCTCGTCGTGCTCGACGAGCTGAACATTGCGCTCCGCTACGACTATCTGCCGCTGGCCGAGGTCCTCGCCGCGCTCCGGACGCGGCGCGATGGCCTGCACGTCGTCATCACCGGCCGCAACGCCAAGCCCGAACTGATCGAGATGGCCGATCTCGTCACCGAAATGGCCCTGGTGAAGCATCATTTCGCGCAAGGCGTGAAGGCGCAGGCGGGAATCGAGTTCTGA
- the cbiB gene encoding Cobalamin biosynthesis protein CbiB, translating to MSEFSPLVLACLALAIEAAVGYPGSLYAAIGHPVTWIGRLIAVLDRRLNLEGRAFAERKRAGILALALLIGATLAASLAIATMSGWFGLLGFVLLGVVASSLLAQRSLHDHVADVAAALETGGLAAGREAVAMIVGRNPQSLDMAGVSRAAIESLAENFSDGVTAPAFWLGLFGLPGAALYKAINTADSMIGHRTPRHEAFGWAAARLDDLVNLPASRLTALLIVAAAAFEDRTAASRALAAIRRDARHHKSPNAGWPEAAMAGALGLRLAGPRVYGEVRVDDRWMGDGRAEATAADIRRALGLYRRACILLWALIASTAVAAASL from the coding sequence ATGTCCGAATTCTCGCCACTCGTTCTCGCCTGCCTCGCCCTCGCGATCGAGGCGGCGGTCGGCTATCCAGGCTCTCTCTACGCGGCGATCGGCCATCCCGTCACCTGGATCGGGCGGCTGATCGCCGTGCTCGACCGGCGGCTCAACCTGGAAGGCCGGGCTTTCGCCGAACGCAAGCGCGCCGGCATCCTGGCCCTCGCGCTGCTGATCGGTGCGACGCTCGCCGCATCGCTGGCCATCGCCACGATGTCGGGCTGGTTCGGCCTCCTGGGGTTCGTGCTGCTCGGCGTCGTCGCCTCCAGCCTCCTCGCCCAGCGCAGCCTTCACGACCATGTGGCCGATGTCGCGGCGGCCTTGGAGACCGGCGGGCTCGCGGCCGGGCGCGAAGCGGTTGCGATGATCGTCGGCCGCAATCCGCAAAGCCTCGACATGGCCGGTGTGTCGCGGGCGGCGATCGAAAGCCTTGCCGAAAACTTCTCCGATGGCGTCACCGCGCCGGCCTTCTGGCTCGGCCTGTTCGGCCTGCCGGGTGCGGCGCTCTACAAGGCGATCAACACGGCCGATTCGATGATCGGCCACCGCACGCCGCGCCATGAAGCCTTCGGCTGGGCGGCGGCCCGGCTCGACGACCTCGTCAACCTGCCGGCCTCGCGCCTCACCGCCCTGCTGATCGTCGCCGCGGCGGCCTTCGAGGACCGGACGGCCGCGTCGCGGGCGCTTGCCGCGATCAGGCGCGATGCCCGCCATCACAAATCGCCCAATGCCGGCTGGCCGGAAGCGGCGATGGCCGGCGCTTTGGGCCTGAGGCTGGCCGGCCCGCGCGTCTATGGCGAGGTGCGGGTCGACGACCGCTGGATGGGCGACGGCCGCGCCGAGGCGACCGCCGCCGACATCAGGCGAGCCCTCGGGCTCTACCGGCGAGCCTGCATCCTGCTCTGGGCGCTGATCGCGTCCACAGCCGTTGCCGCGGCCAGCCTCTAG